The segment GGTGAAGCCCATATGGTTGATGTCTCCGGCAAAACCGAAACGGTACGCGAAGCCCAGGCAGAAGCGCTGGTGCTGATGCAACCGGCAACGCTGCAAATGATCATCGATGGCAGCCATCACAAAGGTGATGTCTTTGCCACTGCCCGCATCGCGGGGATTCAGGCGGCAAAACGCACCTGGGAACTGATCCCACTGTGTCATCCGCTGATGCTGAGCAAAGTTGAGGTGACGCTGGTTGCTGAACCCGAGCATAGCCGGGTAC is part of the Pantoea phytobeneficialis genome and harbors:
- the moaC gene encoding cyclic pyranopterin monophosphate synthase MoaC; this encodes MSSLTHINAAGEAHMVDVSGKTETVREAQAEALVLMQPATLQMIIDGSHHKGDVFATARIAGIQAAKRTWELIPLCHPLMLSKVEVTLVAEPEHSRVRVTSRCRLTGKTGVEMEALTAASVAALTIYDMCKAVQKDIVIDQVRLLSKSGGKSGDFQAVSHD